A window from Sus scrofa isolate TJ Tabasco breed Duroc chromosome 2, Sscrofa11.1, whole genome shotgun sequence encodes these proteins:
- the LOC102165880 gene encoding 60S ribosomal protein L4-like, with protein sequence MLNTDLSRIMKSPESQRALPPDTPPPLSTKQEDSSQRPEEEATENPENYLKLNLYAKPTCQNTILHQAKIHKILMDKAATALEAKSDEKGVPGKKPLVGKKGLKPVGRKKPLVGEKRKVAVTKKPASEKKPNTEKKEG encoded by the coding sequence ATGCTCAACACAGACCTTAGCAGAATCATGAAAAGCCCAGAGAGCCAAAGAGCCCTGCCCCCtgacaccccccctcccctgAGCACCAAGCAAGAAGATTCATCACAGCGTCCTGAGGAAGAAGCCACTGAAAACCCTGAGAATTATTTGAAGCTAAACCTGTATGCAAAGCCCACATGCCAGAACACCATTCTGCACCAGGCCAAGATCCACAAAATCCTGATGGATAAGGCAGCCACAGCACTGGAGGCCAAATCAGATGAGAAGGGGGTTCCAGGCAAGAAGCCTCTGGTAGGAAAGAAAGGATTGAAGCCCGTCGGCCGTAAGAAGCCtttggtgggggaaaaaagaaaggttgcAGTGACCAAGAAACCAGCATCTGAAAAGAAAcccaacacagaaaaaaaagaaggctga
- the SAA3 gene encoding serum amyloid A-3 protein isoform X1, translating to MKLSTGIIFCFLILGVSSQRWASFLKEAGQGAKDMWRAYSDMREANYKNSDKYFHARGNYDAAQRGPGGAWAAKVISDARENVQRVTDLFKHGDSGHGVEDSRADQAANAWGRSGKDPNHFRPRGLPDKY from the exons ATGAAGCTTTCCACGGGCATCATTTTCTGCTTCCTGATCCTGGGTGTCAGCAGCCAGAGATGGGCATCATTCCTCAAGGAAGCTGGTCAAG gGGCTAAAGACATGTGGAGAGCCTACTCGGACATGAGAGAAGCCAATTACAAAAATTCGGACAAGTACTTCCATGCCCGGGGCAACTATGATGCTGCCCAAAGGGGACCTGGGGGCGCCTGGGCTGCTAAAGTGATCAG CGATGCCAGAGAGAATGTCCAGAGAGTCACAGACTTGTTTAAGCATGGAGACAGTGGCCACGGAGTGGAGGACTCAAGGGCTGACCAGGCTGCCAATGCATGGGGCCGGAGTGGCAAGGACCCCAACCACTTCAGACCTCGTGGCCTGCCTGACAAGTactga
- the SAAL1 gene encoding protein SAAL1 isoform X2, which translates to MDRNPSPPPLSGDEDKEEAAGGDCIGSTVYSKHWLFGVLSRLIQIVSPENTKSSSDDEEQQMELDEEMENEICRVWDMSMDEDVALFLQEFNAPDIFMGVLAKSRCPRLREICVGILGNMACFQEICLSISSDKNLGQVLLHCLYDSDPPTLLETSRLLLTCLSQSEVASVWVERIREHPAIYDSMCFIMSSSTNVDLLVKVGEVVDKLFDLDEKLMLEWIRNGALQPLDQPQEDSEEQPVFRIVPCVLEAAKQVRSENPEGLDVYMHILQLLTTVDDGIQAIVQSPDTGKDTWNLLFDLVCHEFCQSDDPPIILQEQKTVLASVFSVLSAIYASQAEQEYLKIEKDLPLIDSLIRVLQNMEHCQKKPENSAESNTEETKKSDLTQDDFHLKILKDISCEFLSNIFQVLTKETVAQGLKEGQLSKQKCSCAFENLLPFYSPVVEDFLKILHEVDKTLAGNLEESFPSLKVQT; encoded by the exons ATGGACAGAAACCCTTCGCCGCCGCCGCTCAGTGGGGACGAGGACAAAGAGGAGGCGGCCGGGGGTGACTGCATTGGCAGCACCGTGTACAGTAAGCACTGGCTCTTCGGCGTCCTCAGCAGGCTCATCCAG ATTGTTAGCCCTGAAAACACCAAATCCAGCTCAGATGATGAGGAGCAGCAGATGGAGCTtgatgaagaaatggagaatgAAATTTGCAGAGTATGGGATATGTCAATGGATGAG GATGTGGCTTTGTTTCTCCAAGAATTTAATGCTCCTGACATATTTATGGGCGTATTGGCCAAATCCAGATGTCCTCGATTAAGA GAAATCTGTGTGGGAATTTTAGGTAATATGGCCTGTTTCCAGGAGATATGTCTGTCCATCAGCAGTGATAAAAATCTTGG CCAGGTACTATTGCACTGTTTGTATGATTCAGACCCTCCTACTCTGCTGGAAACAAGCAG GTTGTTGCTTACTTGCCTTTCCCAGTCAGAAGTGGCCAGTGTCTGGGTTGAAAGAATCCGGGAACATCCAGCTATTTATGATAGCATGTGCTTCATCATGTCAAGTTCAACAAATG TTGACTTGCTGGTGAAGGTGGGGGAGGTTGTGGACAAGCTCTTTGATTTGGATGAGAAGCTAATGTTGGAATGGATTCGCAATGGGGCTCTTCAGCCTCTGGACCAACCCCAGGAAGATTCTGAAGAGCAACCCGTGTTCAGAATTGTGCCCTGTGTACTTGAAGCTGCCAAACAAGTACG TTCTGAAAACCCAGAAGGGCTCGATGTTTACATGCATATCTTACAACTGCTTACCACAGTGGATGATGGAATTCAAGCAATTG TACAGAGTCCTGATACTGGGAAGGACACTTGGAATTTACTTTTTGACCTGGTCTGCCATGAATTTTGCCAGTCTGACGACCCACCCATCATACTTCAAGAACAGAAAACAGTGCTAGCCTCTGTTTTTTCAGTGTTGTCTGCCATCTATGCTTCACAGGCTGAACAGGAgtatctaaaaatagaaaaag ATCTTCCTCTCATTGACAGCCTGATTCGTGTCTTGCAAAATATGGAACATTGTCAGAAGAAACCAGAGAACTCAGCAGAATCTAACACAGAAGAAACGAAAAAGTCTGATTTAACCCAAGATGATTTCCACTTGAAAATCTTGAAggatatttcatgtgaatttcTCTCTAATATTTTCCAAGTATTAACAAAG gagaCTGTAGCTCAGGGACTGAAGGAGGGTCAGTTAAGCAAACAGAAGTGTTCCTGTGCCTTTGAAAACCTTCTTCCTTTCTATAGCCCTGTG
- the SAAL1 gene encoding protein SAAL1 isoform X1 gives MDRNPSPPPLSGDEDKEEAAGGDCIGSTVYSKHWLFGVLSRLIQIVSPENTKSSSDDEEQQMELDEEMENEICRVWDMSMDEDVALFLQEFNAPDIFMGVLAKSRCPRLREICVGILGNMACFQEICLSISSDKNLGQVLLHCLYDSDPPTLLETSRLLLTCLSQSEVASVWVERIREHPAIYDSMCFIMSSSTNVDLLVKVGEVVDKLFDLDEKLMLEWIRNGALQPLDQPQEDSEEQPVFRIVPCVLEAAKQVRSENPEGLDVYMHILQLLTTVDDGIQAIVQSPDTGKDTWNLLFDLVCHEFCQSDDPPIILQEQKTVLASVFSVLSAIYASQAEQEYLKIEKVDLPLIDSLIRVLQNMEHCQKKPENSAESNTEETKKSDLTQDDFHLKILKDISCEFLSNIFQVLTKETVAQGLKEGQLSKQKCSCAFENLLPFYSPVVEDFLKILHEVDKTLAGNLEESFPSLKVQT, from the exons ATGGACAGAAACCCTTCGCCGCCGCCGCTCAGTGGGGACGAGGACAAAGAGGAGGCGGCCGGGGGTGACTGCATTGGCAGCACCGTGTACAGTAAGCACTGGCTCTTCGGCGTCCTCAGCAGGCTCATCCAG ATTGTTAGCCCTGAAAACACCAAATCCAGCTCAGATGATGAGGAGCAGCAGATGGAGCTtgatgaagaaatggagaatgAAATTTGCAGAGTATGGGATATGTCAATGGATGAG GATGTGGCTTTGTTTCTCCAAGAATTTAATGCTCCTGACATATTTATGGGCGTATTGGCCAAATCCAGATGTCCTCGATTAAGA GAAATCTGTGTGGGAATTTTAGGTAATATGGCCTGTTTCCAGGAGATATGTCTGTCCATCAGCAGTGATAAAAATCTTGG CCAGGTACTATTGCACTGTTTGTATGATTCAGACCCTCCTACTCTGCTGGAAACAAGCAG GTTGTTGCTTACTTGCCTTTCCCAGTCAGAAGTGGCCAGTGTCTGGGTTGAAAGAATCCGGGAACATCCAGCTATTTATGATAGCATGTGCTTCATCATGTCAAGTTCAACAAATG TTGACTTGCTGGTGAAGGTGGGGGAGGTTGTGGACAAGCTCTTTGATTTGGATGAGAAGCTAATGTTGGAATGGATTCGCAATGGGGCTCTTCAGCCTCTGGACCAACCCCAGGAAGATTCTGAAGAGCAACCCGTGTTCAGAATTGTGCCCTGTGTACTTGAAGCTGCCAAACAAGTACG TTCTGAAAACCCAGAAGGGCTCGATGTTTACATGCATATCTTACAACTGCTTACCACAGTGGATGATGGAATTCAAGCAATTG TACAGAGTCCTGATACTGGGAAGGACACTTGGAATTTACTTTTTGACCTGGTCTGCCATGAATTTTGCCAGTCTGACGACCCACCCATCATACTTCAAGAACAGAAAACAGTGCTAGCCTCTGTTTTTTCAGTGTTGTCTGCCATCTATGCTTCACAGGCTGAACAGGAgtatctaaaaatagaaaaag TAGATCTTCCTCTCATTGACAGCCTGATTCGTGTCTTGCAAAATATGGAACATTGTCAGAAGAAACCAGAGAACTCAGCAGAATCTAACACAGAAGAAACGAAAAAGTCTGATTTAACCCAAGATGATTTCCACTTGAAAATCTTGAAggatatttcatgtgaatttcTCTCTAATATTTTCCAAGTATTAACAAAG gagaCTGTAGCTCAGGGACTGAAGGAGGGTCAGTTAAGCAAACAGAAGTGTTCCTGTGCCTTTGAAAACCTTCTTCCTTTCTATAGCCCTGTG
- the SAAL1 gene encoding protein SAAL1 isoform X3, translating into MDRNPSPPPLSGDEDKEEAAGGDCIGSTVYSKHWLFGVLSRLIQDVALFLQEFNAPDIFMGVLAKSRCPRLREICVGILGNMACFQEICLSISSDKNLGQVLLHCLYDSDPPTLLETSRLLLTCLSQSEVASVWVERIREHPAIYDSMCFIMSSSTNVDLLVKVGEVVDKLFDLDEKLMLEWIRNGALQPLDQPQEDSEEQPVFRIVPCVLEAAKQVRSENPEGLDVYMHILQLLTTVDDGIQAIVQSPDTGKDTWNLLFDLVCHEFCQSDDPPIILQEQKTVLASVFSVLSAIYASQAEQEYLKIEKVDLPLIDSLIRVLQNMEHCQKKPENSAESNTEETKKSDLTQDDFHLKILKDISCEFLSNIFQVLTKETVAQGLKEGQLSKQKCSCAFENLLPFYSPVVEDFLKILHEVDKTLAGNLEESFPSLKVQT; encoded by the exons ATGGACAGAAACCCTTCGCCGCCGCCGCTCAGTGGGGACGAGGACAAAGAGGAGGCGGCCGGGGGTGACTGCATTGGCAGCACCGTGTACAGTAAGCACTGGCTCTTCGGCGTCCTCAGCAGGCTCATCCAG GATGTGGCTTTGTTTCTCCAAGAATTTAATGCTCCTGACATATTTATGGGCGTATTGGCCAAATCCAGATGTCCTCGATTAAGA GAAATCTGTGTGGGAATTTTAGGTAATATGGCCTGTTTCCAGGAGATATGTCTGTCCATCAGCAGTGATAAAAATCTTGG CCAGGTACTATTGCACTGTTTGTATGATTCAGACCCTCCTACTCTGCTGGAAACAAGCAG GTTGTTGCTTACTTGCCTTTCCCAGTCAGAAGTGGCCAGTGTCTGGGTTGAAAGAATCCGGGAACATCCAGCTATTTATGATAGCATGTGCTTCATCATGTCAAGTTCAACAAATG TTGACTTGCTGGTGAAGGTGGGGGAGGTTGTGGACAAGCTCTTTGATTTGGATGAGAAGCTAATGTTGGAATGGATTCGCAATGGGGCTCTTCAGCCTCTGGACCAACCCCAGGAAGATTCTGAAGAGCAACCCGTGTTCAGAATTGTGCCCTGTGTACTTGAAGCTGCCAAACAAGTACG TTCTGAAAACCCAGAAGGGCTCGATGTTTACATGCATATCTTACAACTGCTTACCACAGTGGATGATGGAATTCAAGCAATTG TACAGAGTCCTGATACTGGGAAGGACACTTGGAATTTACTTTTTGACCTGGTCTGCCATGAATTTTGCCAGTCTGACGACCCACCCATCATACTTCAAGAACAGAAAACAGTGCTAGCCTCTGTTTTTTCAGTGTTGTCTGCCATCTATGCTTCACAGGCTGAACAGGAgtatctaaaaatagaaaaag TAGATCTTCCTCTCATTGACAGCCTGATTCGTGTCTTGCAAAATATGGAACATTGTCAGAAGAAACCAGAGAACTCAGCAGAATCTAACACAGAAGAAACGAAAAAGTCTGATTTAACCCAAGATGATTTCCACTTGAAAATCTTGAAggatatttcatgtgaatttcTCTCTAATATTTTCCAAGTATTAACAAAG gagaCTGTAGCTCAGGGACTGAAGGAGGGTCAGTTAAGCAAACAGAAGTGTTCCTGTGCCTTTGAAAACCTTCTTCCTTTCTATAGCCCTGTG